In a single window of the Campylobacter hyointestinalis subsp. lawsonii genome:
- a CDS encoding ATP-grasp domain-containing protein → MEKINVLVSGIGGGSHGEQIIKALKLAKQIDLRIIGTDIMQDTTGKRLVDIFYKMPYTYMPEYKTEIAKIIKKHDIKFMFHGSETELKFMSENRDFLKELSVMHPLNSDEVIKLCMNKYETFKKLEQLGVKVGKYKKINSIDDIRDIDFFPLVLKPSTGSGGSAYVNICFDKEDLELAATYMLKYNIDIIAQEYLYSDDEYTVGVSSNDSGKIIGSICIKRMLNNSLTTRIKINKNNKKYIISTGISQGMIVSDKNILAQAENISTKLNSVGPLNLQCRVIDGILYPFEINPRLSGTTSLRALAGYNEPEAMILDRLFKQSINLTTYKKMTILRTIEEIVV, encoded by the coding sequence ATGGAAAAAATTAATGTTTTAGTATCTGGAATAGGAGGCGGAAGTCATGGCGAACAGATTATAAAAGCTTTAAAACTTGCTAAACAGATTGATTTAAGAATAATCGGTACAGATATAATGCAAGATACTACCGGAAAAAGATTAGTGGATATATTTTATAAGATGCCATATACTTATATGCCAGAGTACAAAACAGAGATTGCTAAGATAATAAAAAAGCATGATATAAAATTTATGTTTCACGGCTCTGAGACTGAATTGAAATTTATGTCTGAAAATAGAGATTTTTTAAAGGAATTATCTGTTATGCATCCTTTAAATTCAGATGAGGTTATAAAGCTTTGTATGAATAAATATGAAACTTTTAAAAAGCTTGAGCAATTAGGCGTTAAAGTAGGAAAATACAAAAAAATAAATTCTATTGATGATATACGTGATATAGATTTTTTTCCTTTAGTGCTTAAGCCAAGCACCGGTTCTGGTGGCTCTGCTTATGTGAATATATGCTTTGATAAAGAGGATTTGGAATTGGCTGCTACATATATGCTTAAATACAATATAGATATTATTGCTCAAGAATATCTATATAGCGATGATGAATATACAGTAGGCGTATCGTCTAATGATAGCGGAAAAATAATAGGAAGTATATGTATAAAAAGAATGCTAAATAATTCTCTAACTACTAGAATTAAAATCAATAAAAACAATAAAAAATATATCATATCTACTGGGATTTCTCAAGGTATGATAGTAAGCGATAAAAATATTTTAGCTCAAGCAGAAAATATATCCACTAAATTAAATTCCGTAGGGCCACTAAATTTGCAATGCAGAGTAATAGATGGAATTTTGTATCCTTTTGAGATAAATCCTAGGCTTTCTGGCACCACTTCTTTGCGGGCTTTGGCAGGTTATAATGAGCCAGAAGCTATGATACTTGATAGGTTATTTAAACAAAGCATAAATTTAACAACATATAAAAAAATGACAATTTTAAGAACAATTGAAGAGATTGTGGTTTGA
- a CDS encoding metallophosphoesterase family protein, translating to MKIALISDIHSNLDYLITVLNNLNNKVDKIYCLGDIIGYYDKPNEVIDIIKQNDITCIKGNHEKYILGEISYDKTKDALYRLEEQKHIISSENLHYISKLDEKIVLNINNRKIYMTHSLPMDCETYLYNMEQFNFSLLDKYDYYFFGHTHIPIIFYKFGTCIVNPGSVGQPRDYTQKSSYAIVDFDLDQVVIKKIKQNIDGLINRLNNKHYSNAVIEILKRVKNGKN from the coding sequence ATGAAAATAGCATTAATATCTGACATACATTCAAATTTAGATTATTTAATAACAGTGTTAAATAATTTAAATAATAAAGTTGATAAGATTTATTGTTTAGGGGATATTATTGGTTATTATGATAAACCAAACGAAGTTATAGATATCATAAAACAAAATGATATAACTTGCATTAAAGGTAACCACGAAAAATATATTCTCGGAGAGATTTCATACGATAAAACAAAAGATGCTTTGTATAGGTTAGAAGAGCAAAAACATATAATTAGTTCAGAAAATTTACATTATATAAGCAAGCTAGATGAAAAAATAGTATTAAATATAAATAATAGAAAAATTTATATGACGCATTCTTTGCCAATGGATTGCGAAACATATTTATACAATATGGAGCAGTTTAATTTTTCATTGTTGGATAAATATGATTATTATTTTTTTGGGCATACTCATATACCTATTATTTTTTATAAATTCGGCACATGTATTGTTAATCCTGGTTCAGTAGGCCAACCAAGAGATTATACGCAAAAATCATCTTATGCAATAGTTGATTTTGATTTAGATCAAGTAGTTATTAAAAAAATAAAACAAAATATCGACGGTTTAATTAATAGGCTAAATAATAAGCATTATTCGAATGCTGTAATAGAAATTTTAAAAAGGGTAAAAAATGGAAAAAATTAA
- a CDS encoding methionyl-tRNA formyltransferase: MDNSLSFAFFGATNYSKELLEFFIERNLIPKAIFSIPKEFYISYSKTRVKNTNYANLKIIADRYNIPYYEVNSVDGKKIKDYEFILKDFNLDLILVLGWYYMIPKHIRDTAKYGAWGIHASLLPKFAGGAPLNWAIIKGEKSTGVTLFRMENGVDNGDIIYQKSFDILYTDNIKDVYEKATLCSKEILELALKNINNIQFTPQDMAKIEIYPQRKPEDGKIDWNKNAIEIYNFIRAQTIPYPCAFSYIDKICIKIINSNIVNIDSSDYVNGSIVNIDGEILVATNDKFLELGEINDGKQKYQFKDYARANNLWMGGGIWRQIASYYIILYFLYLKISILNLAIYSILYNNFFILYRTKKDIL; the protein is encoded by the coding sequence ATGGATAATAGTCTATCTTTTGCTTTTTTCGGTGCTACAAATTATAGTAAAGAGCTTTTGGAATTTTTCATTGAAAGAAATTTAATTCCAAAAGCTATATTTTCTATACCTAAAGAGTTTTATATTTCTTATAGCAAAACAAGAGTGAAAAATACGAATTATGCAAATTTAAAAATAATCGCAGATAGATATAATATACCATATTATGAAGTGAATTCAGTAGATGGAAAAAAAATAAAAGATTATGAATTTATTTTAAAAGATTTTAATCTTGATTTGATTTTAGTTCTTGGTTGGTATTATATGATACCAAAACATATAAGAGATACCGCCAAATATGGCGCTTGGGGAATTCACGCTTCTTTACTTCCAAAGTTTGCAGGTGGAGCTCCTTTAAACTGGGCTATTATAAAAGGAGAAAAAAGTACTGGTGTTACACTTTTTCGTATGGAGAACGGAGTTGATAATGGAGATATAATATATCAAAAATCTTTTGATATATTATATACAGATAACATCAAAGATGTATATGAAAAAGCAACTTTATGTTCAAAAGAAATTTTAGAATTAGCATTAAAAAATATAAACAATATACAATTTACACCTCAAGATATGGCTAAAATAGAAATTTATCCACAAAGAAAACCAGAAGATGGTAAAATCGATTGGAATAAAAATGCCATAGAGATTTATAATTTTATTAGGGCTCAAACTATTCCATATCCATGTGCTTTTTCTTATATAGATAAGATATGTATTAAAATTATAAATAGCAATATTGTAAATATAGATAGTAGTGACTATGTAAATGGTTCAATAGTAAATATTGATGGGGAGATATTAGTAGCCACAAATGATAAATTTTTGGAGTTGGGAGAGATAAATGATGGAAAGCAAAAATACCAATTTAAAGATTATGCAAGAGCTAATAATTTATGGATGGGGGGGGGTATTTGGAGACAAATAGCTAGCTATTATATTATACTTTATTTTTTATACTTAAAAATTTCGATCTTAAATTTAGCAATTTATTCTATTTTATATAACAATTTTTTTATTCTATATAGAACCAAAAAGGATATATTATGA
- a CDS encoding DegT/DnrJ/EryC1/StrS family aminotransferase, with amino-acid sequence MNIPITKTIFTDEEKEAIVKPLETGWVVQGPNVAKFQDMFAEFTKSKFAHATSNCTTALHLGLEAMDIKRGDKVIVPSFTYIASANAVEYTGAEVIFCDINLKTFNIDETKLESIIKSDSAIKAIMPVNLFGLCANMPYIMNLAQKYNLRVIEDSACGFDGWIGEKHSGTFGDCGCFSFHPRKSISTGEGGMLITNNQEIANKVSQLKDHGASKSDLQRHKEKGGSLLPDFTMRGYNYRMTDIQGALGVCQMNKKEFIMNGRRKIATKYDMALKDIPELVSPFVPDNYKHGYQSYVCLFTAGEDISNLTKEQIDRINVKRNNLMERLESNNIATRQGTHAIHTLTYYKNKNGFKDDDFLMSYAADRLSIALPLYADMSDSEFDYVISNIKEALK; translated from the coding sequence ATGAATATTCCTATTACAAAAACGATATTTACAGATGAAGAAAAAGAAGCCATAGTAAAACCATTAGAAACAGGATGGGTAGTTCAAGGTCCAAATGTAGCTAAATTTCAAGATATGTTCGCTGAATTTACAAAAAGTAAATTTGCACATGCAACAAGCAATTGCACGACAGCATTACATTTGGGTTTAGAGGCTATGGATATTAAAAGAGGAGATAAGGTAATAGTTCCTTCTTTTACTTACATAGCTAGTGCAAATGCTGTTGAATATACAGGAGCAGAGGTAATATTTTGCGATATAAATTTAAAAACTTTTAATATAGATGAAACAAAACTTGAAAGTATTATAAAGAGTGATTCTGCTATTAAAGCTATAATGCCTGTTAATTTATTTGGCTTATGTGCAAATATGCCATATATAATGAATTTAGCGCAAAAATATAATTTAAGGGTTATTGAAGATAGTGCTTGTGGTTTTGATGGCTGGATAGGAGAAAAGCATTCTGGGACTTTTGGGGATTGTGGTTGTTTTTCTTTTCACCCTAGAAAATCTATATCTACAGGCGAAGGTGGTATGCTGATCACTAATAATCAAGAAATAGCCAATAAAGTTTCGCAACTCAAAGATCATGGTGCTAGCAAAAGCGACTTGCAAAGACACAAAGAAAAAGGCGGATCATTGCTACCTGATTTTACAATGAGGGGTTATAACTATCGTATGACTGATATACAAGGTGCATTAGGCGTTTGTCAGATGAATAAAAAAGAGTTTATCATGAATGGTAGAAGAAAGATTGCTACTAAATATGATATGGCTTTAAAAGATATACCAGAGCTAGTATCACCATTTGTTCCAGATAATTATAAACATGGATACCAATCCTACGTATGCCTATTTACTGCCGGTGAAGATATTTCAAATTTAACCAAAGAACAAATAGATAGAATCAATGTAAAGAGAAATAATCTAATGGAGCGTTTAGAATCAAACAACATAGCAACTAGACAAGGAACTCACGCTATCCATACTTTGACATATTATAAAAATAAAAATGGCTTCAAAGATGATGATTTTTTAATGAGTTATGCAGCAGATAGATTATCAATAGCACTTCCATTGTATGCTGATATGAGCGATAGCGAATTTGACTATGTAATATCAAACATCAAAGAGGCTCTAAAATAA
- a CDS encoding NAD-dependent epimerase/dehydratase family protein, whose amino-acid sequence MNILLTGSNGFLGTYIKNNINPKYNVFYGTTSRLDDNYIKFDLLYKNICDLLLDTKIDCIIHSASIIPKSFNEASYDLFLSNTEMMKNLYEYAYKSHLNKFIYLSSFGSMNEPKLLDIGDYYTMSKIVGEHFCAMMTKNKINATSFRISAPFGEYNKARSVINIFIDKALRNEDLTLFGNGKRRQNFTYVGDILNAIELGLERNINGVYEIVSNKSISMLELAKIVIKITNSKSKIVFIGDDPQENYNPVYSYCKAFNDFGYKPKYTIEAGLKKYIEWYKNENSINI is encoded by the coding sequence ATGAATATTCTTTTAACTGGTTCAAATGGCTTTTTAGGAACATACATTAAAAACAATATAAATCCAAAATATAATGTTTTTTATGGAACTACATCTCGTTTAGATGATAATTATATAAAATTTGATTTGCTTTATAAAAATATTTGCGATTTGCTATTAGATACCAAAATAGATTGCATTATTCATAGCGCCTCTATTATTCCAAAAAGCTTTAATGAAGCTTCGTATGATTTATTTTTATCAAATACGGAAATGATGAAAAATTTATACGAGTACGCGTATAAAAGCCACTTAAATAAATTTATTTATTTAAGTAGCTTTGGTTCAATGAATGAACCAAAGCTACTAGATATAGGGGATTATTATACTATGTCTAAGATTGTCGGCGAACATTTTTGTGCAATGATGACTAAAAATAAAATAAATGCTACATCTTTTAGGATATCAGCTCCTTTTGGGGAATATAACAAGGCTAGAAGCGTTATAAATATATTTATCGATAAGGCTTTACGAAATGAAGATCTAACACTTTTTGGAAATGGTAAGCGCAGACAAAATTTTACATATGTTGGAGATATTTTAAATGCTATTGAGCTTGGACTAGAACGTAATATTAATGGCGTATATGAAATAGTATCTAATAAGAGTATTTCAATGCTAGAATTAGCAAAGATAGTTATTAAGATTACAAATTCAAAATCAAAAATTGTTTTTATCGGCGATGATCCGCAAGAAAATTATAATCCAGTATATAGCTATTGCAAAGCATTTAATGATTTTGGATATAAGCCAAAATATACCATTGAAGCCGGTCTAAAAAAATATATAGAGTGGTATAAAAATGAAAATAGCATTAATATCTGA
- the asnB gene encoding asparagine synthase (glutamine-hydrolyzing), with translation MCGIVGAISLNKKTIDVNCIKPMADKIAHRGPDDAGYLCFHTGTKHENKVSFFLNLTDEKFKNVDDMLPTIESISAQRELHLHDYDLYMGHRRLSILDVSCDGHQPMSDLSKNIWIAYNGEIYNFKELRAELEQLGHRFKSKTDTEVIIYAYIEWGIDCIKKFNGMFAFSLYDNFNKKFYLCRDRYGIKPIYYHITKDNTLVYASEIKSILEYKDYKSELDKEALLEYFTFQNIFTNKTLHKNINILEAGCYFEINLLSRDLKKINYWDFDFSASEKLKDEREYIEELDRLFIQAVKRQLVSDVEIGSYLSGGMDSGSITAIASKYIHCLKTFTVGFDLSSASGIELSFDERAKSEYMSYKFKTEHYEMVLKSGDMERCLNDFAYHIEEPRVGQSYPNYYAAKLASKFVKVVLSGAGGDELFAGYPWRYYRAINNENFDDYIDKYYSFWKRLIPNKDIKDVFSSILEDTNVWTRDIFSSIFKTPLKAQNVEDYINHSLYFEAKTFLHGLLIVEDKLSMAHSLETRVPFLDNDLVDFAQKIPVQFKLKNINNLININENDIGKLQKTNDGKMILRKAMDRHIPQDINKAVKQGFSSPDSSWFKGDSMEFVKNKLLDDKANIYKYMDKTSTQKLIKEHLNGEKNRRLFIWSLLNFEEWNNIYG, from the coding sequence ATGTGTGGTATAGTAGGAGCTATATCTCTAAATAAAAAAACTATCGATGTCAATTGTATCAAGCCTATGGCCGATAAGATAGCTCATAGAGGCCCTGATGATGCTGGTTATCTATGCTTTCATACTGGTACTAAACACGAAAATAAGGTATCTTTTTTTTTAAATTTAACAGATGAAAAATTTAAAAATGTAGATGATATGCTTCCTACTATAGAGTCAATCTCAGCTCAAAGAGAATTACATTTGCATGACTATGATTTATATATGGGTCATAGAAGACTTTCTATACTAGATGTGAGCTGTGATGGGCATCAGCCGATGAGCGATTTATCGAAAAACATTTGGATAGCCTACAATGGAGAAATATATAATTTTAAAGAGCTTAGAGCAGAGCTTGAGCAACTTGGTCATAGATTTAAAAGTAAAACAGATACAGAAGTTATAATATATGCTTATATAGAATGGGGAATTGATTGTATAAAAAAGTTTAACGGAATGTTTGCTTTTTCTTTATATGATAATTTTAATAAAAAATTTTACTTGTGTCGCGATAGATATGGCATAAAACCTATTTATTACCACATAACAAAAGATAATACGTTAGTCTATGCAAGTGAAATAAAGTCTATTTTAGAATATAAGGACTATAAAAGCGAGCTAGACAAAGAAGCTTTGTTGGAATATTTTACTTTTCAAAATATATTTACAAATAAAACACTGCATAAAAATATCAATATTTTAGAGGCAGGATGCTATTTTGAAATAAATTTACTATCAAGGGATTTGAAAAAGATTAATTATTGGGATTTTGACTTTTCTGCTTCAGAAAAATTAAAAGATGAAAGAGAATATATAGAAGAATTAGATAGATTATTTATTCAAGCTGTAAAAAGACAGTTAGTATCAGATGTAGAAATAGGAAGTTACTTGAGCGGAGGAATGGATAGCGGCTCAATAACTGCTATAGCCTCTAAGTATATACATTGTCTTAAGACTTTTACGGTTGGTTTTGATCTTTCTAGTGCTAGTGGTATAGAACTAAGTTTTGATGAAAGAGCCAAGTCAGAATACATGTCTTATAAATTTAAAACCGAACATTATGAAATGGTTTTGAAATCGGGCGATATGGAAAGGTGTTTGAATGATTTTGCTTACCATATAGAAGAGCCTAGGGTTGGGCAAAGCTATCCAAATTACTATGCTGCAAAACTTGCTAGTAAATTTGTTAAAGTTGTTCTTAGTGGGGCTGGTGGAGATGAATTGTTTGCTGGATATCCATGGAGATATTATAGGGCTATCAACAATGAGAATTTTGATGACTATATCGATAAATACTATAGCTTTTGGAAGCGCCTTATTCCAAATAAAGATATAAAAGATGTATTTTCTTCAATTTTAGAAGATACAAATGTATGGACAAGGGATATTTTTTCTAGTATATTTAAAACCCCTCTAAAAGCTCAAAATGTAGAAGACTATATAAATCATTCGTTGTATTTTGAAGCAAAAACATTTTTGCATGGATTATTAATAGTAGAAGATAAGCTATCTATGGCTCATAGTCTTGAGACAAGAGTTCCATTTTTGGATAATGATTTGGTGGATTTTGCTCAAAAGATACCGGTACAATTTAAGTTGAAAAATATTAATAATTTAATTAATATAAATGAAAACGATATAGGTAAATTGCAAAAAACAAATGATGGTAAGATGATACTAAGAAAAGCTATGGATAGGCATATACCACAAGATATCAATAAGGCTGTTAAACAGGGTTTTAGCTCTCCTGATAGCAGTTGGTTTAAAGGCGATAGTATGGAATTTGTCAAAAACAAACTATTAGACGATAAAGCAAACATATATAAGTATATGGATAAAACTTCAACCCAAAAACTCATAAAAGAGCATTTGAATGGTGAGAAAAATCGAAGGCTATTTATATGGAGTTTGCTGAATTTCGAAGAATGGAACAATATTTATGGATAA